A part of Populus alba chromosome 8, ASM523922v2, whole genome shotgun sequence genomic DNA contains:
- the LOC118055866 gene encoding 3beta,22alpha-dihydroxysteroid 3-dehydrogenase translates to MAVSVCLVLFIVLPAIVFIVHRSSRFRRLRLPPGSLGLPFVGETLQLISAYKTENPEPFIDDRVRRFGSLFKTHIFGEPTVFSVDPETNRFILQNEGKLFECSYPGSISNLLGKHSLLLMMGNLHKKMHSLTMSFANSSIIKDHLLVDIDRLIRLNLDSWSDRVLLMEEAKKTTFELTMKQLMSFDPCEWTESLRREYVLVIEGFFSVPLPILSPTYRRAIKARTKVAEALSLVVKQRRIESESGEKKKDMLGALLASDDHGGLSDEEIVDFLVALLVAGYETTSTSMTLAVKFLTETPLALAQIKEEHEQIRGKKGEEEALEWSDYKSMAFTQCVVNETLRIANIIGGIFRRTMTDINVKGYTIPKGWKVFASFRGVHLDHEYFKDARTFNPWRWQGNSGATCPANVFTPFGGGQRLCPGYELARVELSVFLHHLVTRFSWTPAEQDKLVFFPTTRTQKRYPINVQRRNRVEAM, encoded by the exons ATGGCGGTTTCTGTTTGCCTTGTTCTCTTTATTGTTCTCCCGGCGATAGTCTTTATCGTTCACAGGAGTTCCCGGTTCCGGAGGCTCCGGCTGCCGCCGGGGAGTTTGGGTCTGCCCTTTGTTGGAGAGACTCTACAGCTGATATCTGCATACAAGACTGAGAACCCTGAACCGTTTATAGATGACCGGGTGAGGCGGTTCGGTTCGTTGTTTAAAACCCATATTTTTGGTGAACCGACCGTTTTTTCTGTTGACCCGGAAACGAACCGGTTCATTTTGCAAAATGAAGGGAAGCTGTTTGAGTGTAGTTACCCCGGTTCGATAAGCAACTTGCTGGGAAAACATTCTTTGTTGCTGATGATGGGTAATCTTCACAAAAAAATGCATTCCTTAACCATGAGTTTCGCTAACTCTTCAATCATCAAAGACCATCTCTTGGTCGATATAGACCGGTTGATCCGTCTCAATTTAGATTCTTGGTCCGACCGGGTTCTTCTCATGGAGGAGGCCAAGAAG ACTACATTTGAGTTGACAATGAAGCAGCTAATGAGCTTTGATCCATGTGAATGGACCGAGAGTCTGAGAAGAGAGTACGTGCTTGTTATTGAAGGCTTTTTCAGCGTGCCTCTACCCATCCTTTCCCCCACATACCGCAGAGCTATCAAA GCTAGGACTAAGGTGGCAGAGGCTTTGAGCTTGGTAGTGAAGCAAAGGAGGATAGAGAGTGAGTCaggagagaaaaagaaggaCATGCTTGGAGCTCTTTTAGCTTCAGATGATCATGGAGGCTTGTCGGACGAGGAAATAGTAGATTTCTTGGTGGCTCTGCTTGTTGCAGGCTATGAAACTACATCTACAAGCATGACTCTTGCTGTCAAGTTCCTCACCGAGACACCTCTGGCTCTGGCTCAGATCAAG GAAGAGCATGAACAGATCAGAGGAAAGAAGGGTGAGGAGGAAGCTCTTGAGTGGAGTGACTACAAGTCAATGGCCTTCACTCAGTGT gttgTTAATGAGACTTTGAGAATAGCAAACATAATAGGTGGGATATTTAGACGAACAATGACAGATATAAATGTTAAAG GTTATACAATTCCTAAAGGATGGAAGGTTTTTGCATCCTTTCGTGGTGTGCATTTAGACCATGAATACTTCAAAGATGCTCGAACTTTCAATCCGTGGAGATGGCAG GGCAACTCGGGGGCAACATGCCCAGCAAATGTGTTCACTCCTTTTGGAGGAGGGCAACGGTTATGCCCAGGATATGAACTTGCTAGAGTAGAACTCTCTGTTTTCCTTCACCACCTGGTCACCCGTTTCAG TTGGACCCCAGCTGAACAAGACAAGCTGGTTTTCTTTCCAACTACGCGGACACAAAAGCGATATCCCATCAATGTGCAGCGTCGAAATCGTGTCGAAGCCATGTAA